A segment of the Carya illinoinensis cultivar Pawnee chromosome 1, C.illinoinensisPawnee_v1, whole genome shotgun sequence genome:
agaattgagagttgagtgtagttttctcctacccaaaatatctataaaagattatctcataatattctatccaatagtatctacaaaaatcaacttaagatatttttatctaataatatctataaaaatcaactcaaaatatttttacccaataatattcatgaaaactacctcaagatatttctttttatccaataatatctacagtttttaacagacgttttgtctgaaaatatgaaaaaatgttattgcgccataagattttaaataaccctccgagtctaatggcacaaaccataatacattttgacacttctaactatctccaataatcaaaaacacacttctgataccatagtaaataataacactaactatgtagttagacaaaaacctatacgattaaggGATTCGTAAAaatttatggggttttcacgagattcctaaagttaatagaaatttcacaattgaatttctagcgggctgttacaataaagcttatagaatatttaatacaaagactttaactgtaaaagaatctatgcatgtagtatttgatgaatctaattctccactctctaagaaatctattgatgaagaaacaggaggtataaataacacggaaagtctcaatcttaacaaagagaacacaatagaagaagttcaacgtggaaccatcaggaaagatcatcaaaatttaatacaagatgcaagtatgcaaccaaacagtgaaaatttgtgaaagatcatcaaGTAGAACAAATTTTGGAAGAACCTTCACGAgatgtaagtactcgatcatctcttagaaatatttgcaatcatactaattttctatctcaaattgaatccaaaaatattgatgacgcacttcttgatgaatcttggattctagctatgcaagaagatcaatttgaaagaaatgatgtttggacacttgttcctagacccaaaaatcatactattattggaacaaaatggatttttagaaacaagaaagatgagtccggagtcattactagaaataaggctcgacttgtaatccaaggttttaatcaagaagaagaaaccgattataatgagacatatgcaccagtcgcaagattagaagctattcgaatgctacttgcatatgctaggggtgggcagcggggccccgttacccgctgccccgcccccgcatagtgcggggcggggcatccgcaccgtcagggccggggcggggccccccggccCGTAAGCTGTaacccatgcgggggcgggggacggggacggacccccccggtccgtttttcccccgccccgtatcatataatatatatatatatatatatatataatatatatataagtttaagcTGGGACTCATGGGAGAAGCCCCGAGCAAAGGAGAGGCCGTTGATTTCCCCGTAGGACGGCGTCGCAGAACCGTGGCATGGGCGTTGGTGGAAGGACGGCGTTGCAGAACCGTGGCGTGGGCGTTGGTGGCTGTTATGGCCTCTCGACGCAAGGGAGTGGCCATGGGCTACAGTGGCTGTTATGGCTCGCGGGCTCGCGAGCTTCTTCTCGTTCTCGCTCCTCTGTCATAAGCCTTCTCAGAGGAAGACGACGAAGCTTCGAGGTGTTTGAAGAATCAGTGCTTGTACGGGAATCGTTAACGAGTAGGCTCTGGTCGAAGATCGGGTAGATGGGTCTGATCTGGCCGTTGCAGAAAATCTCATCGGCTGAGATGGGAGACGAATCTGGCTCTCTGCAAACAAACGCGAACTCAAAATCATCGTCTTCGTCCTCGTATCCATCCTCGTACTCGCCGTTGTTATTGGACATGTCTTCTTGTTGTTGTCGTTGAGGAGGTTCAGCGTTTGAGATAACTCGAGATGAAATAGGTGGGTTTTCTGTAGCCCAGGGAAAGATATAAGTGTCAGAGTCGGCTTCATGGCGAAGTTCCTCCACGACTCTGGCGGCGATCTCAGCGAGTTTTCCGGGGGAGTAACTGTTGAAGCTGGGAGAGAGCGAGACCACtgcggggggccggacggactgcccccccaccccgtaccccgtcatgcgggacggggtaccccgcccccgcacaccggaggcgggggacgggggggattttccccatccgccccatgcgggggcggggggcgggggggtgcctaccccgcaccgtatggtgcgggtagcacccctagcatatgcttgttataaagatttcaaactttttcaaatggatgttaaaagtgctttcttaaatggttttataaatgaaaaggtatatgttgagtaacctccaggttttgaaaatcatatttccccaaatcatattttcaaactcacaaaagtactatatggacttaaacaagctcctagagcttggtacgagagactcagtggtttcttgattgaaaaagatttttcaagagaaaaaaatcgaaacaactcttttcattaaatatgaaaatgatgatattcttttgattcatatttatgttgatgatataatattcagtgctactaatgaaaatatgtatcaagtttttgctaagactatgtaggaagaatttgagatgagcatgatgggagaacttacattctttctcggattgcaaattaagcaagcaaaaagtgggatggaaggtgctaaggaaattagaACACCAATGAACCCATCAagtaaacttgataaagatgaatccggtaaaccAGTTGACTCAAAAATATATCgatgtatgattggtagcttattatatttaacagtcagtagaccaaatattatgtttagtgtgtgcttatgtgcacgctttcaatcatctccaaaagaatcacatttaattgcagttaagcgcattcttagatatcttagtggtataattaacctagggttatgatACCTAAAGCAcatatctttcgatctaatcagttacgcagatgcagattatgctggctgtaaaatagatcgaaaaagcactagtagagcatgtcatttcttaggtcatgcactagtttcttggtttagtaaaaacaaaattttgttgcactatctactgctgaaacagaatatgttgttgcgggtagttgttgtgctcaaattctctacatgaattaacaatttgaagattttaaactcatgtataatcacattccaatcaaatgtgataatacaagtactataaatatttcaaagaacccaatataaCATtttagaactaaacatattgaaataagatatcattttcttcaagatcatgtgcaaaaaggcgatatagtactaaagttcacaaacacacacgattagttagcagatattttcacaaaacctttaccaaaagatagattatatatgatcagaaaagaaatatatataatgcatgctatgaatatctcttaaaagataaaccagaatcaataaaaatagagatagagtttttaaatacttttatataaacttgagattcttagcctcatgtttaatatgctcattctcttcatacaatatcatgtcattcttatccatgggaaccggcaagcggaatgaaaaatctaataaagatttcaactgtttattcttctgccgaatgattccttcccttgtgtgagactcttgaaaaatttgttgaagtacaacaatttgttctttgaccttttcaacttcatgatttctgacttgtagccgccgggaaaaaacaacaatagaggaagagtagcgagtctcaagactcaccaagtcatagatagcatcggaatctgacttattagccaaattattatttttttgctgcAACATGACACCAATAGTAGCTGCAGAAAgtacaggaggttgaggtgcagaatacctcatggatggatctagagaaatgttaaaaaaatgagccattgagaaaagaatagaaagcttaaagcgagaatattgaaagaatgtaaatgagttatagagatgagaataaaaCTTGAtacggattggatgaactttaagactgattttatagagatagcataaagaacaagacgagctatcatccaagtcaaagagcaatgtgattttttttaccgatcggtgaaaatgactttttttagaaattcggagccttcaatctcgtttgtcaacaacatgcaattttttcaaatctccagccacacttgtcgggtcatggacggatccattttttcaattatctacagtttctactaacgtactgttttctttagtccatttatttgctgcagatcctttttaatgatgccaaaagggggagaagtgttagattagaacattaacattgtttgaattgctaaacttgttatatatgcttggaattatatttatatttttgcttgaaaaactaacgcacattctcaggagaagcttaagtattaatacaggcttcaggttctatcaagtatttgtcatcattaaaaagagagaaattgttgaactcaaggtttcaagttttgtgtaattatatatatacacatggattttgatgataacaaatgaattcaaagaataaagaagtctcaagttcaagttgtctacacaatagagtcaagtatatcaagaaaacaagcatgagcaagaagggaacaagttcacattaaagtcatagagtaatgttgtaaatctcttaaaaattcaaaattaggattaaggttcaaaattaatattttatcataaagcattaaaatacatttctcacatgtgcatgaatattttgaaaattaaatttgaaaattttgaaagatgattgattgtcatctttcacatgtgcataccttgattaaagggttgaactttgaaaatattaaagatgattgattgtcatctttcacatgtgcatgttttatttgaatattttcaaaagtgattgatactttttttttacttatgcaaaaggtacatgattttgtttgaaaattttgaaaagtaaaatgtgctccttttgtcatatgcaaaaagtaaaagattaggtttgaattttttgaaaagtaaagtgtgcttattttttcatatgtcaaaagtaaaaaattaggttttaagtatttaaaaaatgaatgatgttgtctttgacaattgaaaaagaagaaccttttatttgacttttttttttaaaaaatgaatgatattgtttttgacatgtgaatctttttaaatttgaatatgaagtcttatatgcttataaatagatcatttgaaagcttcacattcacaacaccaagagcatacaatattcattcaaaactttcattctctcttctctaagcattgagccttaatttttgttcattttgagagatatagtttgcgctgtattgttcttattccactcattgatgagtgtttctaataacctacccactatcagctcttgtatcagtaaaatggtgtgtataacccttgtgcgtgtagaaagtgttctacatagggaatagttgaatcaccacgtgtaaggtgattacaagtaTAGAGGGTgatctacacggatcctttgtagcggtgttgtttaaaagtgtaataagtttctatctccacttgaatgaggttgaatagtgaatttgggagtcctcaaggggtagcttgaggcgagaacgtaggcagtagggccgaatttcgttaacatattgagtttgcttctctcttacccttactttttatatttattactatttcatattttgtttatattttatattgtatatttgatttataattgttatttttttaatacaactcaattcacccccctcttgtattagtcatctggacaacataAGATGCAACAAATTGTTTAATTACGATTTTTAGTCACAGTCAAATAGTCTGTTTATCAGACTATTCAATAACCATTATAAGCGGCTTCCCCTTAGTGAAAAATGGGTGGGAGTCAATTTTTGTAAACAGATCCcctcccccccttttttttattccacTGGTGTTACATTTATTTGTTTTGGGATGATTGTTAGGGACTCCCACCCCCATTAAATTTTGTATCATGTAACCACTTAGTTTATCTATGAATCTGCTTgcttagaaggaaaaaaaaaattcacatgatcATTCATTGATCAAGTGTTttgtcaacaaaaaaaaaaaaaaactattttcataGGTTTTCAATATTGGCAGTATTTATTATATTGCATGTGAATGCACatgatcttattttttttccggTTCGATTTGATTTTGACATGTAATTGATTCTcgctttttcattttgtttttttttttgttttttttttgttttttcttttttagtttggagtcaaaatatttaaatatttattttttgtgtttttgtttccAATTGCACGTTCTAAGTATTGAAGATCAACTCCTAACAGACTCAACAGACGCTGACTCAAGACTTACTAAAGTTGTTCCTATCACGTAGGAGTAGGACATGGGATCTTGCTATCAAGTATTtgaagttttaaatattattgttatttcttataaacaaatatttgaattttgtatACTTGATAAAAACCTTCTGTTACCAGTGATGTATATAAATATGCCCATGTACACGATCATAATAAATTGAGAAAGTAGATTCATGTATACAATATTTACTCTGTTCTTCTACATGGTATCAGCTTGAGCCAATTGACCAACGTTCCTCCATGTCATCTCCTTCCTCAAATATGTCAGACCACTCTTCCTCTGTTTCTCCTTCTTTTATCAACCCCCAAACCATCACTGTCACCAAACTCTCCCGTGATAATTACCATGTCTGGAAAGCTCAACTCATTCCCTTCTTTCGTGGCCAAGGTCTCTTCAGCTATCTTGATGGCACAACCATAATCCCTTCTAAGGATATTGTCATTACCAACCCTGAAACTCAGGAAATCTCTTTTATTTCTAACCCGCTTTATGATCACTGGCTTAGACAGGATGCTATTTGTCTTGTTGTTCTCTTCTCTACGATCTCTGAAACCATATTGGTTCAGGTTGTTTCACATGCCACCTCTGCAGGTGTTTGGCAAGCCCTTGCCACTTCTTTCTCCTCTCAATCACGAGCTCGTATTATTCAACTGCATACTGATCTTGCTAATGCCCGTAAAGGGGCTCTTTCTGCTACTGATTTTTTCATGCAGATTAATTGTTACACTGATGAGCTAGCCATTGCTGGGCACCCGCTTACATGTGATGAAATCGTCACCTATCTTCTTGCTGGTTTCGGTCATGATTATGACCCCTTTGTTACTACTATTTCAGCTCGCAAAAATCCTGTTACACTAGAGGAAGTTTATTCGCTGCTTCTCACTACCGAGTCTCGCCTATCTCACCATCATGAACCTTTGCCACAAGCGTCTGTCAATGTTGCTACACGACAGCCTCCACAAAACTTTTCTCGTGTTCGTGGTGGATCTCGAGGCAGGGGGCGAGGCTACTGTGGGGGTTCTCAGCATTTTTCTTCGTTTCCTTGTGGACAATCCACTCAAGATATTGTAATTTTCCAAGTTTGCGGTAAACCGGGCCACACAGCGAAGAAATGCTTTCACAGGTTTGACATTACATACTTTGCAAACTCTGATCAGCGCAATCCCTTGGCCCTGGTTGCCTCTAGCTCTTCACCAACTGAATCTGACTGGCACCCTGATACTGGCGCCACCCATCACCTTACCAATCACATCGTTAACCTCAATCTAAGGAGTGAAGATTATGATGGTACTGATCAAATTCATGTCGGCAATGGTGCAGATTTGCAAATCTCCAAAATCAGTTCTTCCTCTCTTTCTAATTCTGCCAAACCATTTATCTTAAATCACGTTCTTCTTGttcatgaaattcaaaaaaaaataatttccgtCCAACAGTTTTGTAAAGACAATAACGTCTATTTTGAGTTTCATCGTGATTTTTTTTCTATCAAAGATTTCTTGGGGAGACTCCTTCATCACGATCTGTTTAGAGATGGCTTATACTCCTTTTCTAGCCCTGCACACTCCATTCATCCTCGTTGTTTTTCTGTTGTTCGTGCTTCATACCAGTTGTGGCATCAATGCCTCGGTCATGCATCTACTCCAATCGTCAAACAAGCTGTCTCTGATTTCACTCTTCCTCTTTCCAATAAAGATCCACCAGTATGCTCGGATTGTCAATGTGCTAAGAGTtgttctctcccttttcgttcACATCATCAATCCTCCGAGTTTCCACTTGATTTAATTTATAGTGATGTATGGGGACCAGCGTCAGTTCTTTCCAATTCTGGTTGCCGTTATTATGTCTCTTTTTTAGACGATTGCACCAAATTTTTGTGGCTTTTTCCactcaaattaaaatatgatgtaGAGACTATTTTTCTTCAGTTTCAGTCCTATGTTGAACGTCTTTTTGAGCTTAAAATCAAAATGTTTCAATCTGATTGGGGTGGTGAGTATTGTAAATTAACAACTCACTTCAAAAACACTGGTATTCAACATCGTATTGCTTGCCCTCATACTCATCAACAAATTGGTGCGATTGAACGACGTCATAAACAAATTGTTGAGGTTGGTTTATCTCTACTCTCACATTCACGCCTACCCCAACAATTCTGGGAAGATGCTTTTCTCATcgccgtttatttgataaataggCTACCTACACCTATACTTCAAAATAAATCACCTTACCAACTTGTGTATCGCACAAAACCTGACTATCATTTTCTTAAAGTCTTCAGTTGTGCGTGTTGGCCTTACTTACGTCCCTttaataaacacaaaatagatttCCTCTCAAAAACTTGTATTTTCATAGGTTATAGTCTCAACCAT
Coding sequences within it:
- the LOC122299114 gene encoding uncharacterized protein LOC122299114, with amino-acid sequence MSNNNGEYEDGYEDEDDDFEFAFVCREPDSSPISADEIFCNGQIRPIYPIFDQSLLVNDSRTSTDSSNTSKLRRLPLRRLMTEEREREEAREPASHNSHCSPWPLPCVERP